TCGATCAACCCTCTAGCCTCCAATATATAGGACTTATGCAGCTGAGATGAGAGGTCAGTAAAATTAAAACTTCTAGTTTCTAAATATAAATTAGCCGCAATATTTATTGTGCATTATTTTATATCTAAAATGTGCAAGTCTGTGAGTATTACTCCGAAATGCTGGACTCCGAAATGCTGGCGCAAACATATTTTGTTGCTTGCAACGTGCGTGCAATAAAAGTTTCAGCAGATTTTTAGCATCATGTTTCCACCCTTCTGGAACTCGTATGCCACCTTTACTTCAGTCACATCTAGCTTTTTCATCCTTAAGATATCGATCACGCGGTCAACGTACGGTGATCGGTTAGCGTTTACGTCCACCAGCGGAAATATTCTGACCTCTTTTGAAACTCTACACAACTCACCCAGCGATCTTAGATGAAACTCCAGCGATAGATTATCCGTATAGAGGAACAGCAAATGAGAGCACAGTGCAAGGTCGAACTCCTTTTTATCGAAAGGGAGCAAAGGCAGTTCACCCGGTATGTATCTTTTCTGCATCACGCCTTCCGGGAAATCTTCAAGAAATTTCGCCATAGCTGACATCCTGATCCTTCCAAGTTCCTCAATTGAGCCGATTTCTTGCCAAACAAACTTATCCCGGTTTTCTCGGGTCTGTCTAATTATGTCATCATAAGTTTCACCGATTTTCTGCTTGATCTGGTCAGTACTGAAACGGTAGACAGGATCGATAGATATGACATTTCCACCTCGCCCCGTAAGCTCTGCATTAAAGCTTGCCGGGCCGTCCCCGCAGCCCAGAATCTTTCGCTTGAGATCGGCAGGGGTCAGGCTGAACATCCTGACGTATTCGTCAAAAGACCTTCCCCAAGGTTTGATATCATGATATTCAATTGTCATGTTATGTACCTTATAGCACATAATTGTGCAGCGTATATATAAACCGTTTTATTCGATACCCAAATAAAATTAGTCATTAGTGTTTTGTTGAATTTTGAATTATTCAACAAAGCGTTTACCGTCTAACTTCGAGCCCGCCGGTAAAGCCAGGCACGTACAGGCTACAACAAGATTATTTAATAGCTGTGCCTTTGAAAAAGGTATAACAAAATGTACCTTCTTGTCCGGCCGTCCGGTGGAGGTCACTAATACCTTTATTCCACGTTCTTTCGTCGATCATCTTTAATTCCAGCGCCTGCTCCCTGACACCTTCTACCATCGCGTTGAAAGTATTTTTCGTAAATCCTTCTACCAGGTCGGGTTTACTCGAATCGACATACACCATTCTTGGGGAGACACTCACATTTTTAAAACCAGCTCGATTCAATAGCGGATAGATCTCTCTACCTATAAGGGAATTTCCCCCCAAAAGTTCCTGGATGTCGATCAGGCACTTTATTGCTTGCATGGCTTCATCGCTCCCGGGGTAAAAATAGCTTGAGCCATGATCTCCCTCTATAACAGTTATCGTGCCCCCTTTTTTGAGTACTTTTTTCACCGACAATAAAGCGTCCAGAGGGTTTTTAAGGTGCTCAAGTACAAAGCATATGAAAACGTGGTCAAAAGTCTCGTCTTCAAAGGGCAGATCGAAGATATTTGCCACCTGAAAGCTGACATTCGCCAGCCCTTCTTTTTCAGTCAATAATCTAGCTTTTTCGACTGATTCGCCGGAAATATCAATTGATGTGATGCTGGCTTCGGGGCTGTTTTTTGCTAATATAACTGTCTGTGCGCCCACGCCGCAGCCGGCTTCAAGAACTCTGCTCCCAGGAGGATATATAGTATCGTGATGCAACAGCGTAGTTAGAGTATTTGCCTGATCACAGAGCCGAGAATTTTCCCTATCCGAATATCCGTGTACGTAATCCATTTTATTCACCAATTCCATCAGATCATTGCTTTGCTGGTGCTAATATGTTCCTTGATGTACCTGTGTGTACAAAAATTTAGTGCTATGCAGCTGTAACAAGTCAATTACTCGCACTCGAAGTCGCAGACTTGCAGTTAACTCACGTTGCTACGTTTGATTGATAGACAAACCTTTAGCTCAGGGGGATATGTTCGAGGGATGAAACAGGAAGCCCATTAAAGCGAGTAGTTCATATGATGGTTATGAGAAAGAGCCAGGGAAGAGGACTTAGAAAACTGAAAAAGATCGGTTGAGAGCTGGCACAAAAAATGAGAGTATCACCTGAATAAATGAATTAATCTGGTGAAATTAATTTTGAAATCGATACGCTAGTTCATAGCATCGGTCTGCCAATATAGGTTCACATAGTTGTTGACAAACTTAGAAGTATCAAAACTCTTTATCTCGGAATTCTCCGCGAATTCCTTCATTGACAATATGGCCTTGTCCAGTTCATCTTCTATCACTTCTGACACGGGTGATAGTTTCTCTTTCAGATTTTCTGTGCTTGCCCTCTCGAAATCGCTAAACTTGATAAGCTTCTTTTCAAGAGCTAATGAAATTACTGGACAGCTATAATCTCTCTCGGTTATTTCTCTTGTCCATGTATTAATCGTATTACTCAGCATTGCTACGATATCCGCCAGTTTGAAAAGGACTATCGCTTTTCCAAGCTCAGAGGTGTCAAAATTTTTGGAAGACATCAGGTCGAGCAGGGAATGGGTCTCGATCATTGTAGAGGCAGCCCTGCTACGTACAACATGAGAGAATGGGTATACAATTTTATTCTTGTTCAAAAGATAGGAAAACTCCATTGATTCAGCAACGTTACGCATTGCTAGGAGAAATTCACCTCTGAAGTCACAGTATCTTGGAAGCGACGCTATTTGATTTCTAACTAAGTCTGAATAAATCCCAATAGTAGTTTTTATATACATATTGTTAGTTAAATGGGCATCTAATAATATATAATCTCCAGATTCAATTTTATCCGTATTATATAGCATGCTTAAAATCTCATAGCTGAATTTATCTCCACCGTTTTTTTCTCTTAGAAGCGCATAATCGCATGAATCGTCAACAGCTACACCGATCATGGACAGACATGTCTTGAGATCGGTTAGTCTGGAAACTAGAGACGGATCCACACAAGAAAGGTACAGACATCTATAACTGTTATATAACCAGTCGAAGAGAGCTGGCTTTCTGAGAGGGCTTGCAACATTTCTGAAGTTTAAAAAGTATTTTTCCCACAAAGTTTTATGTTCGTTCATTATCATAGTTATCACCTACTTTGACCGGGATCGTGTTCTGAGTTATTGATCAACCTGGCAAAGCGGGCATATCTGCTCAGTTCGCGCAAATTTTTAAAAACTACCCCTTTGCTTCCTGCTTTCAATTACTTATCCCCGCGACCCCGATAGTGATTATATTTTTAAATATTATTCATTGTGCACACAGATTAAACGATCATAAATCTCGGTAGAGATTTGATTCTCGATGCCTGATTTCAGTGAAATGATCTTAGATTTTCCTTAGTTCTATGAATCTTTGAACAGTATTTTATATTTCATCCCCGGCCCATTTTCAATTTCGATACTACCACCGATTTGATCCACAAGAGTGTTTACAAGTTGTAAGCCTAGCGAACTGATATTTTTAAAGTCAAAGGATTCCGGAAAACCAATTCCGTTATCTCCAACAGTCAGCTTAAAATAACTGCTGGGGCCGACGTTATTTTGCATACTAAAGTCAGCAGTAGTATTGCTTGACTTTTTATCGTCAAGAGCTTGAAGTTCAATGTGAATTTCCCCGCTTCGTCCATCTGGAAATGCATATTTTAAAGAGTTTGAAACCAGTTCATTGACAATGATACCCAAAGGGATTGCGTTGTCCATTTCAAAAAAGAAATCCTCCACATCCAAGTAAAGTTTGATATCGGAATTTCCTACTTTGTATGACTTGAAGAGATCATCTGTTAATTTTTTAAGATAAGATGCGAAGTTAATTGTTTCCATGTCTCTGGAGTTATACAATTCCTCGTGAATAACAGACATCGATATGATTCTATTGTGGCTTTCTCGAAATGCTTCAGCAATTTTTTTGTGATCGGGAGTCCCGGAAAGCAGGTTGTCGCATTCTAAGTCCAGGAGGCTGGAGATTACCTGCAGGTTGTTTTTTATTCTGTGGTGAATTTCTTTTTTGCGGAGCTTTTCAGCTCTGTCAAGCGATTCCGTTGCAATTTTTCTTTCGGTAATATCCTGTATAAAGCCCTGATAAAGTCTACTTGTCTGATCTATACTGTGTATAACTTGAATAGATTCAAAAATCCATACTCTATTCCCGTTCCTATTTCGCATTCTGTATTCTTGCTCAACTAGATAGTTTGATGCAGTACTCAAATTTCTTCGATTTTCAAAAAAATTGCTCCGATCTTCAGGATCCACAAGTTGAGCCAACTGGATTTTTCCAGAAAAAAAATCTTTATCTTCGTAGCCAGTAATTTCCTTTACGGCCCCGTGCAGCAGCACAAAATCAAAGTTGCCGTCTAGCTGGAATCCAATCCCTCTGAAATTCTGCAAATATCTGAGGAGATTTTCTTCGCTTATCTTAAGTTTTTCCTGATTATGCTCTCTTTCTGTAATATTTTTAAGCAAACCGATGGCTCTATATACACGATTATTTTCATCTTTTAGGAAAACACAACTACATTCCACATAAATATAAGTTCTATTCTTTCTTTCAAGTCTGAATTTCTGCTCAAACTTCTCTCCGGTCTTTAGAGAATTCATAAGAGTGTTCCAGAACATTTCTTGTTCTTCGGGATGGATTAAACTTTTACTGGCTCCCAGATCGACTTTACCGAATTCCTCTGGAGTATAACCAGTAAATTCTTCAATTATTCCGTACCATTCAATTTTGCCAGTCTTCGGATCACCATCGAAAATTAGTTGTCCTGTTTGGCCAGCTATAGAAAAAAATCTTTCCGCAATTTTCTCCAAGTTTTCTTTATGATAGTCCTTTTCCATGATTGTTTCTCTGTTCAATTCTAACTTTTTTCCATACCTATTTTCAAATGAACTCAACTATTTGAGGACATAAAGTTTATTGGTTATAATATGTACATTATTTGATTTATTTAATAAAAGGATTTCTACAAATATTATAAAATGATAATTTTTTAAATTCATATATTATAGAAAATGATAAATGAAAAAAAAAATTGAAAATATGATTTTTAATAGTAATATCTATAATACAATTTCAAGAGTTTATTAATTAATGAACTTATAAGACAGTAAATACTCAATATTCACATATAACTTGACAATTATCATGGAAAAATTAATTTCTCTTCTTTAATATACTATATCCCATACAATATATTAAAGAAATATTAATCATTAAGGTTTATTTCCTTTAACTGTATAAAAGTATTTACATTTATTTTACTTTTTAAGTCAACTGAAGTTTATTTTCGAATAAATAGACTACTAATCATTCCAATACTAATTACAGAGATATTTATGCATGAAAAATGGATTTAAGTTATTGTTAGCTAAAATTTTCGCGAAATAACTCTACCATTAACATCGTTTGAAACGGAGGGACATTGTAGAAATAGCAAAACCTCATCTGCATTACTTTTAAGAAATGCCGTTATCGATTTTTCTGATGAGCTCTTAATCATTTTTCTCTAATTTATGATTTTTTTTCAGATCTTACGGTATATGTCAGAAACGATTTATATTTTGTAAATAATATAAATTAATGCAATGGTATGCTGGTATAAAGAAGCTTGGAATACTTGAACATTTTACACGCATTTTGGGGGATAAAGATGAATAAAGCTCTATCAATATTTTTAATTTTTCTTTCTTTTTTCGTGTTAGCGACAGTTGCATCGCTGGAAAAGAAACTCAACTCACGCATGGTGAGCGATTAACATCAGGAATATCATTCTATGGTAACCACGTTTTTTGGACGGAAAGTGCTGGGAATGATGTACATGCTTATGATCTGACTACAGGAAAGCGAACAAATATTAATGGTCATCTCTCATGTGGCCAGACTCATGCAGTGTGACATATGTACTCACCAAACAAGCACAATAACAATTACAAATAGTTCAAGCTACGAGTCCCAGGGACTCGATATCTACGGAAATGCGTAGTATGGATAGAATCAGGCAATCTGTATATGTATGAT
The genomic region above belongs to Methanosarcina horonobensis HB-1 = JCM 15518 and contains:
- a CDS encoding class I SAM-dependent methyltransferase, which translates into the protein MDYVHGYSDRENSRLCDQANTLTTLLHHDTIYPPGSRVLEAGCGVGAQTVILAKNSPEASITSIDISGESVEKARLLTEKEGLANVSFQVANIFDLPFEDETFDHVFICFVLEHLKNPLDALLSVKKVLKKGGTITVIEGDHGSSYFYPGSDEAMQAIKCLIDIQELLGGNSLIGREIYPLLNRAGFKNVSVSPRMVYVDSSKPDLVEGFTKNTFNAMVEGVREQALELKMIDERTWNKGISDLHRTAGQEGTFCYTFFKGTAIK
- a CDS encoding sensor histidine kinase, with protein sequence MEKDYHKENLEKIAERFFSIAGQTGQLIFDGDPKTGKIEWYGIIEEFTGYTPEEFGKVDLGASKSLIHPEEQEMFWNTLMNSLKTGEKFEQKFRLERKNRTYIYVECSCVFLKDENNRVYRAIGLLKNITEREHNQEKLKISEENLLRYLQNFRGIGFQLDGNFDFVLLHGAVKEITGYEDKDFFSGKIQLAQLVDPEDRSNFFENRRNLSTASNYLVEQEYRMRNRNGNRVWIFESIQVIHSIDQTSRLYQGFIQDITERKIATESLDRAEKLRKKEIHHRIKNNLQVISSLLDLECDNLLSGTPDHKKIAEAFRESHNRIISMSVIHEELYNSRDMETINFASYLKKLTDDLFKSYKVGNSDIKLYLDVEDFFFEMDNAIPLGIIVNELVSNSLKYAFPDGRSGEIHIELQALDDKKSSNTTADFSMQNNVGPSSYFKLTVGDNGIGFPESFDFKNISSLGLQLVNTLVDQIGGSIEIENGPGMKYKILFKDS